The proteins below are encoded in one region of Myxococcales bacterium:
- a CDS encoding acyltransferase: MRHQSHGSGHFSIEDFASCGDDPVFETGVLVFHPENIHLGHNVYIGHQSILKAYYKNEMLIGDKSWIGQQCFFHSAGGLRIGKQVGIGPGVKILTSQHQEEGREKAILESSVTYAEVIIDDHVDIGSGAIILPGVHIGKGAQIGAGAVVTKDVEAYSIMAGVPAKKLRMRPP; encoded by the coding sequence ATGCGCCATCAAAGCCACGGCAGCGGTCATTTTTCCATCGAGGACTTCGCTTCATGTGGCGATGATCCCGTGTTTGAGACGGGCGTGCTGGTCTTTCATCCGGAAAACATTCATTTGGGTCACAATGTTTATATCGGACATCAAAGCATTCTGAAAGCCTACTACAAGAATGAAATGCTCATCGGTGATAAAAGCTGGATTGGACAACAGTGTTTCTTTCACAGCGCTGGCGGACTTCGCATTGGCAAACAAGTCGGCATCGGCCCTGGGGTAAAGATACTGACTTCGCAGCACCAGGAAGAAGGCCGCGAAAAGGCCATCCTTGAATCTTCGGTTACATATGCTGAGGTCATCATCGACGATCATGTGGATATTGGCAGCGGCGCAATTATTTTGCCGGGTGTGCACATCGGCAAAGGTGCCCAAATTGGAGCCGGCGCGGTGGTCACCAAAGATGTCGAAGCCTACAGCATAATGGCTGGGGTTCCGGCAAAGAAACTACGGATGCGTCCACCATGA